A stretch of the Sphingosinithalassobacter tenebrarum genome encodes the following:
- a CDS encoding Gfo/Idh/MocA family protein codes for MPKVGIISANWGAVAHLPAWRALPGVEVTAICTSRQETAEAAAERFGFPRAFWNAEEMIADPDIDIIDIGTRPSIRHSMVLAALAAKKHIYNGIPFSADVDRARALHRAWKGSESVAIVDAYSQWLPAPRMAKRMIDDGFLGQPFGGNCIFNLGLFNTPHPAFPYNWFAEGGHGVSAMRNLGSHMLHMLVSLLGEVDEVMADDSQLLKEWRFPDGSTVTPQNNDYANLLVRFRTGMLLQVQISWSATVGRGFHVDLFGSGGRMVMSAPSFPTSLGTTLHAGKLGERTIEPVEIPDELMRPEGIDIAPNVPVEASHGMAISMQNMVRAIEGTATPAPDFGQAWAVERVLEAARRSSESRRWVKVDDVD; via the coding sequence GTGCCGAAAGTTGGCATCATCAGTGCAAATTGGGGCGCGGTCGCGCATCTTCCCGCGTGGCGCGCATTGCCGGGGGTCGAAGTCACGGCGATCTGTACCTCGCGTCAGGAAACGGCAGAGGCCGCAGCCGAGCGATTCGGCTTTCCCCGCGCCTTCTGGAACGCGGAGGAAATGATCGCCGATCCCGATATCGACATCATCGACATCGGCACCCGGCCCAGCATCCGCCATTCGATGGTGCTCGCCGCGCTGGCGGCGAAGAAGCACATCTATAACGGCATTCCCTTTTCGGCGGACGTCGATCGCGCCCGGGCGCTGCATCGCGCGTGGAAAGGCAGCGAAAGCGTCGCGATCGTCGACGCCTATTCGCAATGGCTGCCCGCGCCGCGCATGGCCAAGCGGATGATCGACGACGGGTTCCTCGGTCAGCCCTTCGGCGGCAACTGCATCTTCAATCTGGGGCTGTTCAACACGCCGCACCCGGCTTTCCCGTACAACTGGTTCGCAGAGGGCGGGCATGGCGTTTCGGCGATGCGCAATCTGGGCAGCCACATGCTGCACATGCTCGTTTCGCTGCTCGGCGAGGTCGACGAAGTGATGGCCGACGATTCGCAACTGCTCAAGGAATGGCGCTTCCCCGACGGATCGACGGTGACGCCGCAGAACAATGATTACGCCAATCTGCTGGTGCGTTTCCGCACCGGCATGCTGCTCCAGGTCCAGATTTCGTGGAGCGCCACGGTCGGGCGCGGGTTCCATGTCGATCTGTTCGGCAGCGGCGGGCGCATGGTGATGTCCGCGCCGAGCTTTCCCACCAGCCTCGGCACCACGCTTCATGCCGGCAAGCTGGGCGAGCGGACGATCGAGCCGGTCGAGATTCCCGACGAGCTGATGCGTCCCGAGGGGATCGATATCGCCCCCAACGTGCCGGTCGAAGCATCGCACGGCATGGCGATTTCGATGCAGAACATGGTTCGCGCGATCGAAGGCACGGCAACGCCCGCACCCGATTTCGGGCAGGCATGGGCCGTCGAGCGCGTACTCGAAGCGGCGCGCCGCTCGTCCGAATCGCGCCGCTGGGTAAAGGTCGACGATGTCGACTGA
- a CDS encoding acetyl-CoA C-acetyltransferase produces MPEAYIIDAVRTPRAIGKPGKGAYSGMHPQHLAATVLKALKDRNDIDTKDVDDVIWGTSAQFGLQGGDMGRMAALDAGYDPMVSGVTLDRFCGSGLTATNFAAGQILSGMEDVVVSGGTEMMSHVTSYGMELRAAKLNTPGGLGTGNMRLAEKYPQSNQGVCADAIAAIAGITRADLDAFGVESQRRAALAMAEGRFDKSLVPVIADDGTVILDKEQYPRPGTTIETLAEMKPAFEAIADMPSMPGGPTFRQLVNKVYPDLDIQPLHHVGTSSGVVDGAAALLLASKDYADKHGWKPRAKIVAMANMGGDPTLMLDAPVPAAKKILAKAGLTPDDIDLWEVNEAFAVVVEKFIRELGIDREKINVNGGAIALGHPIGATGAVLIGTVVDELERQGLKRGLITMCAAGGMAPAIIIERV; encoded by the coding sequence ATGCCCGAAGCCTATATCATCGACGCCGTCCGCACGCCCCGCGCCATCGGCAAACCCGGCAAGGGCGCCTATTCGGGCATGCACCCCCAGCATCTCGCCGCCACGGTGCTGAAGGCGCTCAAGGACCGCAACGATATCGACACGAAGGATGTCGACGACGTGATCTGGGGCACCAGCGCGCAATTCGGGCTTCAGGGCGGCGATATGGGCCGCATGGCCGCGCTCGACGCGGGCTATGATCCGATGGTCAGCGGCGTGACGCTCGATCGCTTCTGCGGCAGCGGCCTGACCGCGACCAATTTCGCCGCGGGGCAGATCCTTTCGGGCATGGAAGACGTCGTCGTTTCCGGCGGCACCGAAATGATGTCGCATGTCACCAGCTATGGCATGGAGTTGCGCGCCGCGAAGCTGAACACGCCGGGCGGCCTGGGCACCGGCAACATGCGCCTGGCCGAGAAATATCCGCAGTCGAACCAGGGCGTGTGCGCCGATGCGATCGCCGCCATTGCGGGCATTACGCGCGCCGATCTGGATGCATTCGGCGTCGAAAGCCAGCGCCGCGCCGCTCTCGCGATGGCCGAGGGCCGGTTCGACAAGTCGCTGGTGCCGGTGATCGCCGACGACGGCACGGTGATCCTCGACAAGGAGCAATATCCGCGCCCGGGCACGACGATCGAGACGCTCGCCGAAATGAAGCCCGCATTCGAAGCGATCGCCGACATGCCATCGATGCCCGGCGGGCCGACTTTCCGTCAGCTGGTCAACAAGGTCTATCCCGATCTCGATATCCAGCCGCTCCACCATGTCGGCACGTCGTCCGGCGTGGTCGACGGCGCGGCTGCGCTGCTGCTCGCATCGAAGGACTATGCCGACAAACATGGCTGGAAACCGCGTGCGAAGATCGTCGCGATGGCCAATATGGGCGGCGACCCGACGCTGATGCTCGACGCACCGGTGCCGGCGGCAAAGAAAATCCTTGCGAAGGCAGGCCTTACCCCCGACGATATCGACCTGTGGGAAGTCAATGAGGCTTTCGCCGTGGTGGTGGAGAAATTCATCCGCGAGCTCGGCATCGACCGCGAGAAGATCAACGTCAACGGCGGCGCCATCGCGCTGGGCCATCCCATCGGGGCGACGGGCGCGGTGCTGATCGGCACGGTCGTCGACGAACTCGAGCGGCAAGGGCTGAAGCGCGGACTGATCACCATGTGCGCGGCGGGCGGCATGGCGCCGGCAATCATTATCGAGCGCGTGTAA
- a CDS encoding MarR family winged helix-turn-helix transcriptional regulator, translating into METELAPAHMDNPKRVVALKLTILARQLGRRFDQSVENQGLSRAKFGVIAVVSRHPGATQRLIAEILEVTEVTAGRLIERLCQDGYLERRANEGDRRAHCVYLTPAATPVLERLGEIASEQENEAFEGISEDELEMLAGLLERMSANISEAREAERNAACG; encoded by the coding sequence TTGGAGACCGAACTGGCACCGGCGCACATGGACAATCCCAAGCGTGTCGTCGCGCTCAAGCTGACGATCCTTGCCCGGCAGCTGGGGCGGCGGTTCGATCAGAGTGTCGAAAATCAGGGGCTCTCGCGGGCCAAGTTCGGCGTGATCGCCGTCGTGTCCCGCCATCCCGGCGCGACGCAGCGGCTGATCGCCGAGATACTCGAAGTCACCGAAGTCACCGCCGGGCGGCTGATCGAGCGCCTGTGCCAGGACGGCTATCTCGAACGCCGCGCCAATGAAGGCGACCGACGGGCGCATTGCGTCTATCTGACGCCTGCGGCGACGCCGGTGCTCGAACGGCTCGGCGAGATCGCATCGGAACAGGAAAACGAAGCGTTCGAAGGCATCAGCGAGGACGAGCTGGAAATGCTCGCCGGGCTGCTCGAACGGATGTCGGCCAATATCTCCGAAGCGCGCGAGGCCGAGCGCAACGCCGCCTGCGGATAA
- a CDS encoding SDR family NAD(P)-dependent oxidoreductase: protein MRIDSSLSAIVTGGASGLGLATVKALREAGVKVAIFDLNPESGEAAAAETGAIFCECDVLSDESVDAAFAKAREANGQERALVTCAGGGNAIPTVKRDKETGEIKFFPADKFEWVLKLNTVGTFRCVTRSAAGMMTLDPIDGERGVVVNTASAAATDGQMGQAAYSAAKAGIVGMTLPIARDLSREAIRVLTIQPGIFATPPMQRAPQQMLDALGASVLFPKRLGAPEEYASLALEMIRNGYMNGETVRLDGGIRMQPR, encoded by the coding sequence ATGCGCATCGATTCGTCCCTTTCGGCCATCGTTACCGGCGGTGCCTCGGGCCTCGGGCTGGCGACCGTGAAGGCGCTGCGTGAAGCCGGCGTCAAGGTCGCGATCTTCGATCTCAATCCCGAAAGCGGGGAAGCCGCCGCCGCCGAAACCGGTGCGATCTTCTGCGAATGCGACGTGCTGTCGGACGAAAGCGTCGACGCCGCCTTCGCCAAGGCGCGCGAAGCCAACGGGCAGGAGCGGGCGCTGGTCACTTGCGCGGGCGGCGGCAACGCGATCCCGACAGTGAAGCGCGACAAGGAAACCGGCGAGATCAAATTCTTCCCGGCCGACAAGTTCGAATGGGTGCTGAAGCTCAACACCGTCGGCACTTTCCGCTGCGTCACCCGCTCGGCAGCGGGCATGATGACCCTCGATCCCATCGACGGCGAACGCGGCGTGGTGGTGAACACCGCATCGGCGGCGGCGACCGACGGGCAGATGGGGCAGGCGGCCTATTCGGCGGCGAAGGCGGGCATTGTCGGCATGACGCTGCCGATCGCGCGCGATCTTTCGCGCGAGGCGATTCGCGTGCTGACGATCCAGCCGGGCATTTTCGCGACGCCGCCGATGCAGCGCGCGCCGCAGCAGATGCTCGACGCGCTCGGCGCCTCGGTGCTCTTCCCCAAGCGGCTCGGCGCGCCGGAGGAATATGCCAGCCTCGCGCTCGAAATGATCCGCAACGGTTATATGAACGGCGAAACGGTGCGGCTCGACGGCGGCATCCGCATGCAGCCGCGCTGA